In the Vitis vinifera cultivar Pinot Noir 40024 chromosome 2, ASM3070453v1 genome, one interval contains:
- the LOC100854724 gene encoding gibberellin 20 oxidase 1, with translation MALEIEEHPVESLSSGPKLCVKNFVWSEHEWPLINHDDFADGDDIPTISLEGNLSGKPCQDYDKVCQVMVTACEKWGFFKLVDHGVAIETVENVKVQLNELFDLPMDQKLKGARSTSLPLGYCASNPEYGQNLPWAEILQLLQSPQQVVAFARKVFGDQHQPFSNAMVKYMQALDKLGMKIFEMLAHGMGLPDDFFTKNFEEKEATMIRVNRYPPCPLPEKCLGVGSHSDPHTLTILLQDDVGGLQVLKSDNQWIGIRPVPNSFVINIGDTLEAWTNGRLRSVVHRAVVNKEKHRLSVAYFLSPATSAIIDCPPQLIESSTNLRKYVSFTWGEFRKELLTQKRVVGKTALNRYLISP, from the exons ATGGCACTTGAGATTGAAGAACATCCTGTTGAGTCACTCTCCTCAGGCCCCAAGCTATgtgttaaaaattttgtttggtcAGAACACGAATGGCCATTGATAAATCACGATGACTTTGCTGATGGAGACGATATTCCAACGATAAGTTTGGAGGGAAATTTGAGTGGGAAGCCATGCCAAGACTATGACAAGGTGTGCCAAGTCATGGTGACTGCTTGTGAGAAGTGGGGGTTCTTCAAGTTGGTGGATCATGGGGTTGCTATAGAAACTGTGGAAAATGTGAAAGTTCAGTTGAATGAGCTTTTTGATCTTCCAATGGATCAGAAGCTGAAAGGGGCTCGATCCACAAGCTTGCCATTGGGGTATTGTGCCTCAAATCCTGAGTATGGACAAAATCTACCATGGGCAGAGATCTTACAATTGCTTCAATCACCACAACAGGTTGTTGCCTTTGCAAGAAAGGTGTTTGGTGATCAACATCAGCCATTTAG CAATGCAATGGTGAAGTACATGCAAGCATTGGACAAATTAGGAATGAAGATTTTTGAAATGTTGGCACATGGAATGGGGCTTCCTGATGACTTCTTTACAAAGaattttgaagagaaagagGCCACCATGATCAGGGTGAACAGATACCCTCCTTGTCCCCTACCTGAGAAATGTCTAGGGGTTGGGAGTCATTCAGACCCCCATACCCTAACAATATTGCTACAAGACGACGTGGGCGGTCTTCAGGTTTTGAAGAGTGACAACCAGTGGATCGGAATTCGTCCTGTCCCAAATTCATTTGTCATCAACATTGGCGACACCCTCGAA GCATGGACTAATGGGAGACTAAGGAGTGTAGTGCATAGAGCAGTGGTGAATAAGGAGAAGCACAGGCTATCAGTGGCATATTTCCTCAGCCCCGCAACCTCTGCCATCATAGATTGCCCTCCTCAGCTGATAGAGTCAAGCACCAACCTCAGAAAGTATGTGAGTTTCACTTGGGGAGAATTCAGAAAGGAGCTTTTGACACAAAAGAGGGTTGTGGGTAAAACTGCCCTCAACAGATATCTCATATCTCCTTGA